From a region of the Aeoliella mucimassa genome:
- a CDS encoding cytochrome c family protein: MIGKSSGALVVMLLVLVGIGMSALMAADNQPVPGYSPQQCDPATVVGHETCIKCHEAAMKQWMQTPHYRTFDALHRTPEAKQIADKMGLRSIKRNDTCVTCHYTRQVVGNRERVVAGVSCESCHGGAKNWLDLHADYGGPNVTREMETAAHREQRLEASIAAGMNNPENLYLVARQCLSCHTVPDEKLVNVGGHKAGTDQFELVAWSQGLVRHNFVRSGGATNAVSSPERLRVMYVVGQMADLEASLRATAKATEMATYGQASAGRAARAKSRLWEVQRRIDHPLLGKALDAVATLQLTLDNQQAMLAAADQVAEAAYEFATVDGSTLQAIDRLLPAANQYKN; this comes from the coding sequence ATGATCGGTAAAAGTTCGGGAGCCTTGGTTGTCATGTTGTTGGTGCTAGTCGGCATCGGCATGAGTGCGCTCATGGCCGCCGATAACCAGCCGGTGCCTGGGTACTCGCCACAGCAGTGCGATCCGGCAACCGTGGTCGGGCACGAAACCTGCATCAAGTGTCACGAAGCGGCCATGAAGCAATGGATGCAGACGCCGCACTATCGCACGTTCGACGCATTGCACCGCACGCCCGAGGCCAAACAGATTGCTGATAAAATGGGGCTGCGATCCATCAAACGCAACGATACCTGCGTGACCTGTCACTATACGCGTCAGGTGGTTGGCAATCGCGAACGAGTGGTTGCCGGCGTAAGTTGCGAGTCGTGCCATGGGGGAGCGAAAAACTGGCTGGATCTGCACGCGGACTATGGGGGGCCGAACGTCACCCGCGAAATGGAAACTGCCGCGCATCGCGAGCAACGCCTGGAAGCGAGTATTGCCGCTGGCATGAACAATCCCGAGAACCTTTATCTTGTCGCCCGCCAGTGCCTGAGTTGCCATACTGTGCCCGACGAGAAGCTGGTGAACGTCGGCGGGCACAAGGCCGGCACCGATCAGTTTGAACTCGTTGCCTGGTCGCAAGGCCTGGTGCGTCACAACTTTGTGCGTTCCGGGGGAGCGACGAACGCAGTCAGTTCTCCCGAGCGATTGCGAGTGATGTATGTCGTGGGGCAGATGGCCGACCTCGAAGCTAGTTTGCGAGCCACCGCGAAAGCCACCGAGATGGCTACGTACGGGCAGGCGTCTGCCGGCCGGGCCGCGCGAGCGAAGTCGCGTCTGTGGGAAGTGCAGCGTCGCATCGACCATCCGCTGCTCGGCAAGGCGCTCGACGCGGTGGCCACGCTGCAGCTGACGCTCGACAACCAGCAGGCGATGCTCGCAGCCGCTGATCAGGTGGCCGAGGCCGCTTACGAGTTTGCCACGGTCGATGGTAGTACGCTGCAGGCGATCGATCGCTTGTTGCCAGCGGCGAATCAGTACAAGAACTAA
- a CDS encoding cyclic nucleotide-binding domain-containing protein, with translation MSTAETTFARPARWDVPFSEMMSQRDVERLLGVEPFRSIDASRFPKSLPLNGILKNDARIVEFQSGDLVIREGDYGSSAFMLLHGTLHVALESLAAATTARAPQPRKSWLRAIAQVFASQQVPEIRERPVAVGLDDDLGLRGEGELAHVFLQDVPRVLDGNRTAKLEPGEFFGELAALARSPRTASVFAETTAVVLEIRWQGLRDIMRRAPAVQQHIDHLYRTNSLRVHLRETPLLADLPAAALDEVAAATEFASYGSFDWNIDFAKSEAMSPLEQIAREPLIAEEGSVVESLRLVRSGFVRMSRKFGAGHRTLAYLGKGQVLGAGELLVDVDEHPIRHEHSLRAVGHVDLLEIPIEVVRSAVLPHLSDARRTELQAASTRAMPEVNLDRLVADDEQAAPTPLVDFMVDQRLVNGTQAMVIDLDRCTRCDDCVRACATTHDGNPRFVREGPRFGRYQFASACMHCTDPVCMIGCPTGAIHRDIETGTVRINDSTCVGCATCANSCPYTNIQMVEVRDQLGHLVVDSMQELPIVKATKCDLCSDGLGGPACVRACSHDALVRLDMADLNQVAKWMNR, from the coding sequence ATGTCGACTGCCGAAACCACCTTTGCCCGACCTGCTCGCTGGGATGTTCCTTTCAGCGAGATGATGAGCCAACGCGATGTCGAGCGACTGCTTGGTGTCGAGCCGTTTCGCAGTATCGACGCGAGTCGATTTCCGAAGTCGCTGCCGCTCAACGGTATCCTGAAAAACGACGCCCGCATCGTCGAGTTCCAGTCGGGCGATTTGGTGATTCGCGAAGGCGACTACGGCAGCAGTGCGTTCATGTTGCTCCATGGCACGTTGCACGTGGCCCTCGAAAGTCTGGCAGCGGCCACCACGGCTCGCGCCCCGCAACCTCGTAAGAGCTGGCTGCGGGCGATTGCTCAGGTGTTTGCTTCGCAGCAGGTGCCAGAGATTCGCGAGCGGCCGGTTGCCGTGGGCCTCGACGACGACCTCGGCCTGCGCGGCGAGGGGGAACTCGCCCACGTGTTTCTGCAGGACGTGCCGCGGGTGCTCGATGGTAATCGCACGGCCAAGCTCGAGCCGGGTGAGTTCTTCGGCGAGCTGGCCGCTTTGGCCCGTTCGCCTCGCACGGCCAGCGTGTTTGCCGAGACCACGGCCGTGGTGCTCGAGATCCGCTGGCAAGGCTTGCGCGACATCATGCGTCGCGCACCGGCCGTGCAGCAGCATATCGATCACCTGTATCGCACCAACAGCTTGCGAGTGCATCTTCGCGAAACACCGCTGCTGGCCGATTTGCCAGCCGCAGCGCTCGACGAAGTCGCCGCGGCGACCGAGTTTGCCTCGTATGGTAGCTTCGATTGGAACATCGACTTTGCCAAGAGCGAAGCGATGTCGCCGCTCGAACAGATCGCTCGCGAACCGTTGATAGCCGAGGAAGGCTCGGTGGTCGAAAGCCTGAGGCTGGTGCGGTCGGGCTTTGTGCGGATGAGTCGCAAGTTCGGAGCAGGGCACCGCACGCTCGCTTACCTCGGCAAAGGCCAAGTGCTCGGGGCAGGGGAGTTGCTGGTGGATGTCGACGAACACCCCATTCGACACGAGCACTCGTTGCGGGCCGTGGGGCATGTCGACTTGCTGGAGATTCCGATCGAAGTGGTTCGCAGTGCGGTGCTGCCACACCTGAGCGACGCCCGTCGTACCGAGTTGCAGGCCGCCTCGACGCGGGCGATGCCCGAGGTGAATCTCGACCGCCTGGTGGCCGACGACGAGCAGGCCGCGCCGACTCCGTTGGTGGACTTCATGGTCGACCAACGCTTGGTTAACGGCACCCAAGCCATGGTGATCGATCTCGATCGCTGCACCCGCTGCGACGACTGCGTACGTGCTTGTGCGACCACCCACGATGGGAATCCGCGGTTTGTTCGCGAAGGTCCTCGCTTCGGGCGCTACCAGTTCGCAAGCGCCTGCATGCACTGCACCGACCCGGTATGCATGATCGGCTGCCCAACCGGGGCGATTCATCGCGATATCGAAACTGGCACCGTGCGGATTAACGACTCGACCTGCGTGGGATGTGCGACCTGTGCGAACAGTTGCCCTTATACGAACATCCAGATGGTGGAAGTGCGCGATCAACTTGGGCATCTGGTGGTCGATTCGATGCAGGAACTGCCGATCGTGAAAGCGACGAAGTGCGACTTGTGCAGCGACGGACTGGGAGGCCCTGCCTGCGTGCGGGCTTGCTCGCACGACGCTTTGGTGCGTTTGGATATGGCCGACTTGAACCAGGTGGCCAAGTGGATGAACCGTTGA
- a CDS encoding IS110 family transposase, producing MENSLQSTWIGVDVAKHHWDVVVAGQTQVHHFPADQEGCQQLQQFLAQHQVTHACLEATGGYERMLADFLREQGIVVSIANPRQIRDFARTQGQLAKTDRLDALVIARYAVLMQPKKTKKPSENERKLGSLRTRRQQVSDALTREKNRLGTQHDDLVRQSIEEAIDFYQRQLEQLDQQIQQLLQADDQFRERSALLTSVPGVGATTAAALIAHLPELGSLNRGEASRLAGLAPINRDSGTLRGKRMIGGGRAVVRKMLYMPTLVATKHNRVIREHYQQLLQRGKAKMIALTACMRKLLLILNAMIKTNSTWNDPRET from the coding sequence ATGGAAAACAGTTTGCAAAGTACTTGGATTGGGGTTGATGTTGCCAAGCATCATTGGGACGTGGTCGTTGCCGGGCAAACCCAGGTGCATCACTTCCCTGCCGACCAAGAGGGATGCCAGCAACTTCAGCAGTTTCTCGCTCAGCATCAGGTAACCCATGCCTGCCTCGAAGCGACAGGAGGCTACGAACGAATGTTAGCCGACTTCCTTCGTGAGCAAGGGATCGTGGTGAGTATCGCCAACCCACGTCAGATTCGCGATTTCGCCCGTACTCAAGGCCAGCTTGCCAAGACCGATCGTCTCGACGCGCTAGTGATCGCTCGTTATGCGGTACTGATGCAGCCCAAGAAGACCAAAAAACCCTCGGAAAACGAGCGGAAACTCGGTTCCCTCCGGACACGTCGGCAGCAAGTGAGCGATGCTCTGACGCGGGAGAAAAACCGGTTGGGTACACAGCACGATGACTTGGTGCGCCAGTCGATTGAAGAAGCCATTGACTTCTACCAACGACAGCTTGAACAGCTCGATCAACAGATCCAACAGCTATTACAAGCCGACGATCAGTTTCGAGAACGCTCGGCACTGCTGACCTCGGTGCCTGGCGTGGGGGCAACGACGGCCGCAGCCTTGATCGCTCACTTGCCAGAGCTGGGATCGCTTAATCGTGGCGAGGCGTCACGTCTTGCAGGCCTGGCACCGATTAACCGTGATAGCGGAACCTTGCGAGGCAAGCGGATGATTGGCGGCGGCCGAGCGGTCGTACGCAAGATGCTCTACATGCCCACTCTCGTCGCGACCAAGCATAACCGAGTCATTCGCGAGCACTACCAGCAGCTGCTGCAACGAGGCAAAGCCAAAATGATCGCCCTTACCGCCTGCATGCGAAAACTACTACTGATACTCAATGCCATGATTAAAACAAATTCCACCTGGAATGACCCCCGGGAGACTTGA